A window of the Umboniibacter marinipuniceus genome harbors these coding sequences:
- a CDS encoding DUF599 domain-containing protein produces the protein MNAVMLDVICAVLVLFLWVGYARFAKRRARTSFSVSRALHTQRLYWIKRLLKRDNRVADVGVLRGIEHSVIFFASSTVLVIGAMLTVLFGEGMVQVSMLSIQAFDAYLGVPREFKMVCVLLIFIHAFFQFTWAVRQYSFFSVLVGSAPMPEELPAYSEEEVEAMADDLARLADRAGHAFNFGLRAWYFALAFCGWFISPYAMLGGAIIVVLVLYRREFRSKSLHSMVRSLKRDKLYREGLSDKLD, from the coding sequence GTGAATGCAGTTATGTTGGATGTAATTTGTGCGGTGCTAGTGCTGTTTCTTTGGGTTGGCTACGCACGATTTGCAAAGCGCAGAGCGCGAACGAGTTTTAGTGTGTCGCGCGCCCTTCATACCCAGCGGCTGTATTGGATTAAGCGGTTGCTAAAGCGCGATAACCGCGTAGCTGATGTGGGTGTGCTGCGGGGGATTGAACACAGCGTTATCTTTTTCGCGTCCTCTACGGTGCTTGTTATTGGTGCCATGTTAACCGTCCTCTTTGGCGAGGGAATGGTTCAGGTGTCAATGCTCAGCATTCAAGCGTTCGATGCTTACTTGGGCGTTCCTCGCGAATTCAAGATGGTTTGTGTCTTGCTCATCTTTATTCATGCATTCTTCCAATTTACCTGGGCGGTTAGACAATATAGCTTCTTCTCGGTGTTAGTAGGGAGCGCGCCCATGCCCGAGGAGCTGCCGGCGTATTCCGAGGAGGAGGTTGAAGCCATGGCAGATGACCTAGCTCGTCTTGCTGATCGGGCGGGCCACGCCTTTAATTTTGGCTTGCGCGCTTGGTACTTTGCACTAGCATTTTGCGGGTGGTTCATTTCGCCCTACGCTATGCTGGGTGGAGCGATTATTGTAGTTTTAGTATTATATAGGCGTGAGTTTAGATCTAAGTCATTACACTCCATGGTGAGGTCGCTAAAGCGAGATAAGCTATATCGCGAAGGTTTGAGTGATAAACTTGACTAG
- a CDS encoding gamma-glutamyl-gamma-aminobutyrate hydrolase family protein: MRDALPLIGVTSDRSNEAPHHLHQVGEKYVKSIVDGVNGLPVIIPALPNEIDVEKLLDRLDGVMITGSYSMLEPHHYDGPALQPGTLIDPARDAMSMSLIKGAIARKMPVLCICRGFQELNVVYGGTLHQAVHNEAGMLDHRDDKSLTFAEQYAPTHDLELTEGGLLASFGLGQTVQVNSIHEQGIKDLGQGLLIEGRAPDGLIEAIRLDSDDQFCLALQFHPEYRVKENAFYTAIFSAFSQAVSAYQTSNK; the protein is encoded by the coding sequence ATGCGTGATGCTTTACCACTAATCGGTGTTACCTCAGATAGAAGTAATGAGGCTCCTCACCACCTTCACCAAGTTGGTGAAAAATATGTCAAATCTATTGTCGATGGCGTAAACGGTTTACCGGTGATTATTCCGGCGTTACCTAACGAAATCGATGTCGAAAAACTCCTCGATCGCCTAGATGGCGTCATGATTACCGGTTCGTACTCCATGTTAGAACCTCATCATTATGATGGCCCAGCACTTCAGCCCGGGACGCTCATTGATCCCGCTCGTGATGCTATGAGTATGTCGCTTATCAAGGGTGCGATTGCTAGAAAGATGCCAGTACTTTGTATCTGTCGAGGGTTTCAAGAGTTAAATGTTGTTTACGGCGGTACACTTCACCAGGCCGTTCACAATGAAGCGGGTATGCTCGATCATCGTGACGACAAGTCACTGACGTTTGCAGAGCAATACGCCCCAACTCATGATCTTGAATTAACTGAAGGCGGTTTGTTGGCAAGCTTTGGGCTTGGTCAAACTGTGCAGGTTAACTCAATTCATGAGCAGGGAATCAAAGACTTAGGGCAGGGTCTACTCATCGAGGGACGAGCGCCCGACGGACTAATTGAAGCTATTCGTTTAGATAGTGACGATCAGTTTTGTTTGGCGCTGCAATTCCATCCCGAATACCGAGTTAAAGAAAATGCGTTTTATACAGCAATATTTAGTGCTTTTAGCCAAGCTGTCAGCGCATACCAGACAAGCAATAAGTGA